The Brachyhypopomus gauderio isolate BG-103 chromosome 2, BGAUD_0.2, whole genome shotgun sequence genome contains a region encoding:
- the fam174b gene encoding membrane protein FAM174B: MPPYFHIITLLVVFTRQGSGVPPSHPSTAAQLNSTASLRDENTFNATNSLVGSRISTILRDLPTIKNLVVFLCVLTTLLITCLVIKAYRSGKKIRKTRKYDIITTPAERVEMAPLNEENDDDDDSTLFDVKYR, encoded by the exons ATGCCCccatattttcatataataACTCTGCTTGTTGTGTTTACACGGCAAGGCAGCGGAGTACCTCCGTCTCATCCATCCACAGCAGCTCAGCTCAATTCTACTGCATCACTTCGTGATGAAAACACGTTTAACGCCACTAATTCTTTGGTTGGCTCTCGCATTTCTACGATCTTAAGGGATCTCCCCACTATCAAGAATCTCGTCGTTTTCCTCTGCGTTTTGACGACATTGCTTATCACCTGCCTCGTCATTAAAGCGTACAG ATCCGGAAAGAAGATCAGAAAAACGCGCAAGTATGACATAATTACAACTCCCGCCGAGCGCGTGGAGATGGCGCCGTTAAATGAAGAGAACGATGACGACGACGACTCCACTCTGTTTGATGTGAAGTACAG GTGA